In the genome of Ignavibacteriota bacterium, the window TGTTACGCTGAAAGGTACAACGCTCGGTTCTTCAACGAACGAGGAAGGCGAGTTTTCGTTTTCAATTCCGAAGGATTCAATTTTATTACTGAATGTTTCCATCATCGGCTACGAAGAGTTTGAAACGGAAATCAACACAGCAGAACATGATTCACTCTTTTTCATGATTGAACTCGAAGAAGAACATCTCGAAGAAGAAGAATTCATTGTCACTGCAACACGAACGGTTCGGGCGATTGATGATGTTCCGGTTCGGGTTGAAGCAATTCCGCAGGAAGAAGTTGAGGAAAAATTATTGATGACTCCTTCCAACGTTGCCATGTTACTGAACGAATCAACAGGAATGAGAGTGCAAACAACCTCGGCAACAAGTAACTCAGCAAATCTCCGCATTCAGGGACTTGCGGGACGATACACACAATTGCTGACCGATGGTATTCCAAACTTCGGCGGACTCTCTTCCGGTTTCAGTCTCACGCAACTTCCTCCTCTCAATCTTCGACAAGTGGAAGTCGTTAAAGGGGCGACTTCTGCACTGTACGGTACGGATGCAATTTCCGGCGTTGTTAATTTCATTACAAAAGTACCGCAACCCGAAGAGGAATTTCAGGCGCTTGTCAATGCTACTACGCAAAACGGATTTGACGTTGCAACATTTTATTCCAAACAACACGGAGATATTGGCACAACAATTCTCGTAAGCAGAAACACACAAGACCATGCTCTTGTTGACGACGATATGTTTGCTGATGTTCCCGAATTTAAACGCTTCTTAGTGACTCCAAAACTTACCTATAATTTTTCTGAACAACTCTCCGCAATCGTTTCGTTCGGATATATGGAAGAAGAACGGACAGGGGGAATACTCGGCTTTACATCGCAACCTCTCACCAATCCGCTCTATGTCGAAACTATCAATACGAACAGAACGGATGTTGCGGGAAGTACGAAATACGAACCTTCACCCGATAAAGCGCTGTTGTTCAAATTTGCAACCGCACAATTGAAACGGGATGCAGTATTCGGCACGTTGCCATTCAATGCAACACAATCATTATTCTACTCGGAGTTGCAATATACCGTTGATTACGAAAAGCAAACTCTTGTTCTTGGCGCGGCGTTTACCTCCGATATCCTGACAGACAGAACAACGACACATTCACTTCCTCTTGAT includes:
- a CDS encoding TonB-dependent receptor, with the protein product MKLQLTVLFFFFTVLFSLSLQSQTIPLKGVVRDADSFEPLTGASVTLKGTTLGSSTNEEGEFSFSIPKDSILLLNVSIIGYEEFETEINTAEHDSLFFMIELEEEHLEEEEFIVTATRTVRAIDDVPVRVEAIPQEEVEEKLLMTPSNVAMLLNESTGMRVQTTSATSNSANLRIQGLAGRYTQLLTDGIPNFGGLSSGFSLTQLPPLNLRQVEVVKGATSALYGTDAISGVVNFITKVPQPEEEFQALVNATTQNGFDVATFYSKQHGDIGTTILVSRNTQDHALVDDDMFADVPEFKRFLVTPKLTYNFSEQLSAIVSFGYMEEERTGGILGFTSQPLTNPLYVETINTNRTDVAGSTKYEPSPDKALLFKFATAQLKRDAVFGTLPFNATQSLFYSELQYTVDYEKQTLVLGAAFTSDILTDRTTTHSLPLDYRYNSFGLFVQDELALTEITTILLSGRLDAHNEFGTFITPKISAMVRPSSSLTMRLGIGTGFKAPTIFVEEIEETRYQNIKTTGNLSAEGSQSLSFDVNWKTLIGEVGVTTNAALYLTNIDRALIADDDSLAQNILYLRNADDRTFSRGGELSLKLAYEDFKLSLGYTYTFATQNDRNRIYELALNPRHSFGAILFYENHHQKFKIGLENYWTGTQRLERNPWRDYSPSYWITGLIAEKGFGIVRLFVNFENIFDTRQTRFEPIIDGDQLSTFRTLPIYAPLEGRVINGGVRLIL